In the genome of Desulfofarcimen acetoxidans DSM 771, one region contains:
- a CDS encoding PaaI family thioesterase: MHTVSIEDNLDTELCKNIMDFHSSNQFARLLGIELIRLGNGYSGFIFQAEKDHTNPYGIIHGGVTATLGDIAMACALRTRGIQVITAELTVNYVSPGNTGVELEITGQALHLGKTVCLAEFSVHDNEKNHLIASGRGIFISRGKFIQTI; the protein is encoded by the coding sequence ATGCATACAGTTAGTATTGAAGATAATCTGGATACGGAATTGTGCAAGAATATTATGGATTTTCATTCAAGCAATCAGTTTGCCCGCTTACTGGGGATAGAGTTAATCAGACTGGGCAACGGTTACAGCGGCTTTATTTTTCAAGCAGAGAAAGACCATACCAATCCTTATGGTATAATACACGGAGGAGTAACAGCCACTCTGGGGGACATAGCTATGGCCTGCGCTTTGAGAACCAGAGGAATCCAGGTTATAACCGCTGAACTAACAGTCAATTATGTATCTCCAGGAAATACAGGTGTTGAACTCGAAATAACCGGCCAAGCCCTTCATTTAGGCAAAACTGTCTGCCTGGCAGAGTTCTCCGTACACGATAATGAAAAAAATCATTTAATAGCCTCGGGGCGGGGTATTTTTATTAGCCGTGGCAAGTTCATCCAAACCATATAA
- a CDS encoding DUF262 domain-containing protein: MLMQEYDEFEFIGEENEEDLIIQDINRFSESVIWGTDWTIETMISQLKKGNIDLNPKFQRRDAWGEEDKSRLIESLILGIPVPPIIIAEHKKQRNKYIVIDGKQRLLSLRQFAADNNDEFNNLKLKGLQFLKELNGYKMEQIEEDYNLNPWLRNFLITQ, from the coding sequence ATGTTAATGCAGGAATATGATGAGTTTGAATTTATTGGTGAGGAGAATGAAGAAGACTTAATTATCCAGGACATAAATCGTTTTAGTGAGTCTGTGATTTGGGGTACGGATTGGACAATTGAGACAATGATTTCTCAATTAAAGAAAGGGAATATAGATTTGAATCCCAAATTCCAACGTCGAGATGCATGGGGAGAAGAAGATAAAAGTAGATTAATAGAATCACTTATATTAGGTATTCCTGTTCCACCTATAATTATTGCTGAACATAAGAAGCAAAGGAATAAATATATTGTAATTGATGGGAAACAACGGCTGCTTTCATTAAGACAATTTGCAGCAGATAATAATGATGAATTTAATAATCTAAAACTAAAAGGCCTTCAATTTTTGAAGGAACTAAATGGGTATAAAATGGAGCAAATAGAGGAAGATTATAATTTAAATCCTTGGCTAAGAAACTTCTTGATAACGCAGTAA
- a CDS encoding cytochrome c biogenesis CcdA family protein — protein MLPLLPGYLSFIAGTDLSNGIRPDKKQTLLNSLFFVLGFGLIFIVFGAAAGSLGQYLTYHRPWLTKLAGLIIIIFGLHTGNIFTINILFRQFKCQAPKLSGRLGAFLLGVCFALGWTPCVGPVLASILLLASGSDPARGMLLLTAYTLGLGFPFILAAMCIGSVHKWLQKTQWLLPYINAVSGALLITMGILLLTGTWQKLVLLFY, from the coding sequence ATTTTACCTCTTCTACCCGGCTATTTATCTTTTATTGCCGGCACTGATTTAAGTAATGGCATTCGGCCTGATAAAAAACAGACCCTGCTAAACAGCCTGTTTTTTGTACTGGGATTTGGTCTTATATTTATTGTTTTCGGTGCCGCAGCCGGCAGTTTAGGACAGTATCTAACATACCACCGGCCCTGGTTAACTAAATTAGCCGGCCTGATTATTATAATTTTTGGTCTTCATACCGGCAATATTTTTACAATAAATATTTTATTCAGGCAGTTTAAATGTCAGGCCCCCAAACTTTCCGGCCGGCTGGGCGCATTTCTTCTTGGCGTATGTTTTGCCCTCGGTTGGACTCCCTGTGTCGGGCCGGTACTTGCTTCCATCCTGCTACTGGCAAGCGGCTCAGATCCCGCCCGCGGAATGCTCCTCTTGACCGCCTATACACTGGGTCTGGGTTTCCCTTTTATTCTGGCAGCTATGTGCATTGGTTCGGTACATAAATGGCTGCAAAAAACACAATGGTTGCTACCATACATAAACGCTGTCAGCGGTGCATTGCTAATTACTATGGGCATCTTACTGTTGACCGGCACATGGCAAAAATTGGTTTTACTATTTTATTAG
- a CDS encoding immunoglobulin-like domain-containing protein, giving the protein MQGDKFSEKTKITSYSSTEDTPTPKTSSLSFTEQNNSSEEMKMIMKAVPNAYFSSVDNVKVTITNNTSIKVYTGLDYSIEHYNGSAWDKIPLEVFINDVMIILLPQESKDFIIHLYPEQYDYQSGRYRVCKTVSTTQRIDDPERRTYDLTAEFNID; this is encoded by the coding sequence ATGCAAGGTGATAAATTTTCAGAGAAAACTAAAATAACTTCATATTCTTCAACAGAAGATACGCCTACTCCTAAAACATCAAGCCTATCTTTTACCGAGCAAAATAATTCATCAGAGGAAATGAAAATGATTATGAAAGCGGTACCAAACGCCTACTTCTCGTCAGTAGACAATGTGAAAGTAACAATCACCAATAACACTTCTATTAAGGTTTATACCGGTTTGGATTATTCTATTGAACATTACAACGGTTCTGCCTGGGATAAAATACCATTAGAAGTTTTCATTAACGATGTTATGATTATCTTGCTTCCTCAAGAGTCTAAAGACTTTATTATCCATTTATACCCTGAACAGTATGATTACCAGTCAGGCAGGTATCGTGTATGCAAAACTGTTTCAACGACTCAACGGATAGATGACCCTGAACGGAGGACATATGACCTAACTGCTGAATTTAACATAGATTAA
- a CDS encoding PspA/IM30 family protein, with amino-acid sequence MSLFKRIGDNIRANINSLLDKAEDPVKMLEQYLRDMAEDIAEAETAVAKQIAVVKRFEAQYQEAQAMVEKRESQAMAAVESGREDLARRALEDKRLNQTKADEFYAQYQQYRDVADRLKLQLTDMKEEYEKMKARKAALVARAQAAKAQKSVNDVMSGFGKNNARGGFERMEEKVLQAEAEAQAGIELRSSGDNLDDELAALGQGTSDIDIEMQRLREKVKNRQ; translated from the coding sequence GTGAGTTTATTCAAAAGAATAGGTGATAATATCAGGGCTAACATAAACAGTTTGCTGGACAAAGCTGAAGATCCGGTGAAAATGCTGGAACAATATTTGCGTGATATGGCTGAGGACATTGCTGAAGCAGAAACTGCGGTAGCCAAACAAATAGCTGTAGTTAAGAGATTTGAAGCGCAGTACCAGGAAGCTCAGGCCATGGTTGAAAAGAGGGAGAGCCAGGCCATGGCAGCTGTGGAAAGCGGACGGGAAGACCTGGCCCGGCGTGCTCTGGAAGATAAGAGACTAAATCAGACCAAGGCAGATGAGTTTTACGCGCAATACCAGCAATACCGGGATGTGGCTGATCGGTTAAAACTCCAGTTGACTGATATGAAAGAAGAGTATGAGAAGATGAAGGCCAGGAAGGCCGCACTGGTAGCCAGGGCCCAGGCCGCTAAAGCTCAGAAGAGCGTTAATGATGTTATGTCCGGTTTTGGTAAAAATAACGCCCGCGGCGGCTTTGAGCGTATGGAAGAAAAAGTCCTGCAGGCCGAAGCAGAAGCTCAAGCAGGCATAGAACTGAGATCATCCGGCGATAATTTGGATGATGAACTGGCAGCACTGGGACAGGGAACTTCGGATATAGACATAGAAATGCAGAGATTAAGAGAAAAGGTGAAAAACAGGCAGTAG
- a CDS encoding LysM peptidoglycan-binding domain-containing protein, translating into MKNRKLALILVLGLLVTSLFGFAGTSFAGWNINVTTYVQPGDTLKLISDRYGVSVDELIQANNLKSTMIYAGQPIVIAHKTATQSEQTVSYQKYTVKSGDTLYIIAKKLGTTVNKLVSINNLKTYSLNVGQVLYVPAGAANQAVQVPSQAQPAAPTNTTATVNGMTADEQQMLSLVNQERAKAGLKALQADMNIVKVARLKAKDMINLNYFDHNSPTYGSPFDMMKQFGISYGYAGENLAGASTVQSAHTNLMNSSGHRANILGANYNKVGIGIVDGGKYGKMFVQMFTD; encoded by the coding sequence ATGAAGAACCGCAAACTGGCATTAATACTGGTATTGGGACTTCTGGTTACCTCCCTGTTTGGCTTTGCCGGAACAAGTTTTGCCGGGTGGAATATAAATGTTACTACTTATGTCCAGCCGGGAGATACTTTAAAGCTGATTTCCGACAGATACGGAGTTAGTGTAGATGAATTGATACAGGCCAATAATTTGAAATCCACAATGATTTATGCGGGCCAGCCCATAGTTATTGCGCATAAAACCGCGACCCAATCGGAGCAAACTGTTAGTTATCAAAAATATACTGTGAAGTCAGGGGATACTCTTTATATAATAGCCAAAAAGTTAGGCACTACTGTAAATAAACTGGTCAGTATTAATAACTTAAAGACGTACAGCCTGAATGTAGGACAAGTCCTGTATGTTCCGGCTGGAGCAGCTAACCAGGCTGTTCAGGTTCCTTCGCAGGCGCAGCCAGCTGCTCCAACGAATACAACCGCCACCGTAAACGGTATGACAGCGGACGAGCAGCAAATGTTGTCATTGGTTAACCAGGAGAGAGCCAAGGCCGGGTTGAAGGCGTTGCAAGCTGATATGAATATCGTTAAAGTTGCTCGCTTGAAAGCTAAAGACATGATTAATCTGAATTACTTTGACCATAATTCGCCAACCTACGGTTCACCTTTTGATATGATGAAACAGTTTGGCATTTCCTATGGTTATGCAGGGGAAAACCTGGCCGGTGCGTCTACTGTGCAGAGCGCTCATACAAATTTAATGAACTCTTCCGGACACAGGGCCAATATTTTAGGTGCAAATTATAATAAGGTTGGTATCGGTATAGTGGACGGTGGAAAATACGGTAAGATGTTTGTTCAGATGTTTACTGATTAA
- the upp gene encoding uracil phosphoribosyltransferase, with the protein MRNVTVLKHPVVSDRLTTLRHKDTQIELFRRALRELGFFLAMEATSRLPAIKSKVITPLGIEVETEELDSARVLLAPILRAGLGFVESFLELVPRAKIAHIGISRDHDTLQAMSYLNSLPSNHDYFDMVFMLDPMLATGNSAVKALEMLTGKGFSPDKIILVCAFAVKEGILQINEKFPLVRIVAATLDWNLNDVGYIVPGLGDAGDRLFLI; encoded by the coding sequence TTGAGGAATGTTACTGTGTTAAAACATCCCGTGGTTAGTGACCGCCTAACGACACTGCGCCACAAGGATACTCAAATTGAGCTGTTTCGCCGTGCCTTAAGAGAACTGGGCTTTTTTTTAGCCATGGAAGCTACTTCCCGGTTGCCTGCCATTAAGTCCAAAGTAATAACTCCACTGGGTATTGAAGTGGAGACGGAGGAGCTTGACTCAGCCAGAGTTTTGCTGGCTCCAATATTACGTGCCGGTTTGGGTTTTGTGGAGAGTTTTTTAGAACTGGTGCCCAGGGCCAAAATAGCTCATATCGGTATTTCCAGAGATCATGACACTTTACAGGCTATGTCCTATCTTAATTCCCTGCCGTCTAACCACGATTATTTCGATATGGTGTTTATGCTTGATCCGATGCTGGCAACCGGCAACAGTGCGGTTAAGGCACTGGAGATGCTTACCGGTAAAGGTTTTTCCCCGGACAAAATTATTCTGGTTTGCGCCTTTGCAGTTAAAGAGGGAATATTGCAGATTAATGAGAAGTTCCCGCTGGTGCGTATTGTGGCTGCTACTTTAGACTGGAATCTAAATGATGTTGGGTATATCGTACCGGGTTTGGGGGATGCAGGGGATAGGCTGTTTTTAATATAA
- a CDS encoding ferritin family protein yields the protein MTWNLIEFSAEEIVKLSTDIEKSGYTFYSTLAVKVADARAKEVLQFLANEEGQHIKDFEALGAELAKEFVANENYAGEYKEYLDSLIESHIFNQADIEDKFNKITDAKSALEMALRFEKDSIMIFQSFLNVVGGKAQEVIGKLINEEIGHIKKLSQLKKQL from the coding sequence ATGACATGGAATTTAATTGAATTTAGCGCAGAAGAAATCGTTAAGTTATCTACTGATATTGAGAAGTCTGGATATACTTTCTATAGCACTCTGGCAGTTAAAGTTGCGGATGCCAGGGCAAAAGAAGTCTTGCAGTTCCTGGCTAATGAAGAAGGCCAGCATATTAAGGATTTTGAAGCACTCGGTGCCGAATTGGCCAAGGAGTTTGTGGCTAACGAAAACTATGCCGGTGAGTATAAGGAATATCTTGATTCTTTAATTGAAAGCCATATCTTTAACCAGGCTGATATTGAGGACAAATTTAATAAAATAACCGATGCTAAAAGTGCTTTGGAGATGGCCCTGCGTTTTGAAAAAGATTCTATTATGATTTTTCAATCTTTCTTAAATGTTGTGGGTGGTAAGGCGCAAGAGGTAATTGGCAAGCTGATCAATGAGGAAATCGGTCACATCAAGAAACTGAGCCAGTTGAAAAAACAATTATAG
- a CDS encoding endonuclease/exonuclease/phosphatase family protein, translating into MTKPIKILSFNIQSGMGMDNRRSLSRIAWVIKCSGADLVGLQETDKYMKRSCFSSQARKLARLLGMHYVFGGACKPAFFSRFGNTILSKYPIKGHKNTLLPGTGEQRALLDVLININNKKIRFCNTHLGLSTSSRQKQVNKIIELLGEIQLPTILTGDFNTTPNDPVIEQLRACLERKSVSTESKNNDLKTYPSDRPSEKLDYIFLSAHWKEICQTTLPGQASDHLPLLAAARFIS; encoded by the coding sequence ATGACTAAACCAATAAAAATACTTTCCTTCAATATTCAAAGCGGTATGGGCATGGATAACCGGCGTTCTTTATCCAGGATCGCCTGGGTAATTAAGTGCAGTGGAGCAGATTTGGTAGGCCTGCAGGAAACGGATAAATATATGAAAAGAAGTTGCTTTAGTTCTCAAGCCAGGAAATTGGCCCGCCTGCTGGGAATGCATTATGTTTTCGGCGGAGCCTGCAAACCCGCGTTTTTTTCCCGCTTTGGCAACACCATATTGAGCAAATACCCTATCAAAGGACATAAAAACACCCTGCTGCCCGGTACCGGAGAGCAGAGAGCACTTTTAGATGTATTAATCAATATTAATAATAAAAAGATCAGGTTCTGTAATACTCACCTTGGTTTAAGTACATCTTCCAGGCAAAAACAGGTTAATAAGATTATTGAACTGCTGGGAGAGATACAACTGCCTACCATTTTAACAGGCGATTTCAACACCACACCGAATGATCCTGTTATTGAGCAGCTTAGAGCCTGTTTGGAGCGGAAATCAGTTTCTACAGAAAGCAAAAATAATGATCTTAAAACATACCCGTCTGACCGCCCGTCAGAAAAATTGGATTATATCTTTCTCTCAGCCCATTGGAAAGAAATCTGCCAGACAACATTGCCCGGCCAGGCTTCGGATCACCTGCCGCTGCTGGCAGCAGCCAGATTTATAAGCTAA
- a CDS encoding rubrerythrin family protein, producing the protein MAAFAGESQANRKYLAFAKKAQHEGKEKIARLFTAAAEAETIHALKHLDVAGKVSSTSDNLKVAVEGETYESDVMYPQFIEQAKADNNQRAFKTFDLALGAEKVHAELYQKALKDLEATGDLKAESIHLCPICGYIELDHAPERCPVCGAKGSVFKQY; encoded by the coding sequence ATGGCTGCATTTGCCGGTGAATCTCAGGCTAATAGAAAATATCTTGCCTTTGCTAAAAAGGCACAGCATGAAGGCAAGGAAAAAATTGCCCGCCTGTTTACAGCGGCAGCTGAGGCGGAAACTATTCACGCCTTAAAACATTTAGATGTTGCCGGTAAGGTTAGCAGTACTTCGGATAATTTAAAGGTTGCTGTTGAGGGCGAGACTTATGAATCCGATGTTATGTACCCGCAATTTATTGAACAAGCGAAAGCCGATAATAATCAAAGAGCGTTTAAGACTTTTGATCTTGCTTTAGGTGCTGAAAAGGTTCACGCTGAATTATATCAAAAGGCACTGAAAGATTTGGAAGCTACTGGAGACTTAAAGGCAGAATCCATACATTTATGCCCGATTTGCGGGTATATTGAACTGGATCACGCGCCGGAACGCTGTCCTGTTTGTGGGGCAAAGGGTAGTGTATTCAAGCAGTATTAG
- a CDS encoding TlpA family protein disulfide reductase gives MNPKIITIVIVFLLLALGFGLTHQTANESEIPGIAGDVSITAPSGVKEKLSPGQPPSFFITRDKKTTTLSSLKGKYIFINFWNTWCSPCKGEMPDLNRLYLDYSKKNVEFIFINIAAQEKKISDVPAFLKQNNLQIPVYLDKNAEVAATYGINAIPTTIIINPEEKVIYAAEGPISYEQASQLFKQ, from the coding sequence ATGAATCCCAAAATAATCACTATTGTTATTGTTTTCTTGCTGTTGGCTTTAGGATTTGGACTAACTCATCAAACAGCAAACGAATCTGAAATTCCCGGTATAGCCGGAGATGTCTCCATTACAGCACCCAGCGGAGTAAAAGAAAAATTGTCGCCGGGGCAACCGCCCTCATTTTTCATAACACGAGATAAAAAAACCACAACGCTAAGCAGCTTAAAGGGAAAGTATATTTTTATTAATTTTTGGAATACCTGGTGCTCTCCATGTAAAGGAGAGATGCCGGATCTAAACAGGCTTTATTTGGATTATAGTAAAAAAAATGTTGAGTTTATATTTATCAATATAGCCGCACAGGAAAAGAAAATCTCTGATGTACCTGCTTTCTTAAAACAAAACAATTTGCAGATCCCGGTTTATTTGGATAAAAATGCGGAGGTAGCCGCCACCTATGGCATAAATGCCATACCTACTACCATAATTATCAACCCGGAAGAAAAAGTAATCTACGCGGCTGAAGGACCTATCAGTTATGAACAGGCCAGCCAATTATTTAAACAATGA
- a CDS encoding NAD(P)/FAD-dependent oxidoreductase, producing the protein MAENPQGAILQRDKQTYAIVLRSPVGLLSADNLENIAKVVRKYNIPTVKITSAQRMALVGIKAEEAEQIRSETGMEMALASGPAIHYVQACPGTTLCAYGKQDSLGLALELEKLFVNNPMPAKTKISVSGCPMNCAEGYVRDIGIFASKEGWTLVFGGNSGGRPRIGDVIATNLTRKELIALVIKCLAIYQANAKTRERSYRFIERFGVEEFKKAVLE; encoded by the coding sequence ATGGCAGAAAATCCACAAGGGGCTATACTTCAAAGAGACAAGCAAACTTATGCCATTGTGCTAAGAAGCCCTGTAGGCTTGCTCAGTGCAGATAACTTAGAAAACATTGCCAAAGTAGTTCGCAAATATAATATCCCTACTGTAAAAATTACTTCCGCTCAGCGCATGGCACTGGTTGGGATTAAAGCGGAGGAAGCGGAACAAATCCGATCAGAAACAGGCATGGAGATGGCACTGGCCAGCGGACCGGCAATTCACTATGTACAAGCCTGTCCCGGGACAACCTTGTGCGCTTATGGTAAACAGGACTCACTGGGACTGGCGCTGGAGCTGGAAAAATTGTTTGTCAATAATCCTATGCCGGCCAAAACAAAAATAAGCGTATCCGGCTGCCCCATGAACTGCGCAGAAGGCTACGTCAGGGATATAGGTATTTTCGCTTCAAAAGAGGGCTGGACCTTGGTTTTTGGCGGAAATTCCGGAGGAAGACCAAGAATTGGCGACGTCATTGCCACTAATTTAACCAGGAAAGAACTGATTGCATTAGTCATTAAATGTTTGGCAATATACCAGGCTAATGCCAAAACAAGAGAAAGATCCTACAGGTTCATAGAGCGTTTCGGAGTTGAGGAATTTAAAAAAGCCGTATTAGAATAG
- a CDS encoding phosphate ABC transporter substrate-binding protein — protein MRRTVLFTIVVAAAVLLSGCSSFMQNSGGVHTIKIAGSTSMLPVSETLARYYENQHPGININVQGSDSTVGMRGMINGIVDIAALSRSLTANEQKELNAYEVALDQLTVITNPENPVERLDFTDLRDIFSGKITSWKQLGGNDYPISVLVREEGSGTALVFGETVMGEQNLCTNAAVLPSTGAVKAMVAKDKYAIGYISSNYLSKEIKPIIIKRGKIESHILTRHLVFVTEKRVEPSVRDFLTFVSSGEAKNILAELKPGN, from the coding sequence ATGCGAAGGACCGTGCTTTTTACAATTGTGGTGGCGGCCGCCGTTTTGTTATCAGGCTGTAGTTCCTTTATGCAGAATTCAGGCGGTGTTCACACTATAAAAATTGCCGGTTCTACTTCTATGCTGCCGGTATCTGAAACTTTAGCCCGTTATTATGAAAATCAACACCCTGGGATAAATATAAATGTGCAGGGTAGTGATTCAACTGTCGGTATGCGTGGCATGATTAACGGGATAGTGGATATCGCAGCTTTATCCAGATCCTTGACAGCAAATGAGCAAAAGGAGCTCAATGCTTATGAAGTTGCATTAGATCAACTCACCGTAATAACTAACCCTGAAAACCCGGTAGAAAGACTTGACTTCACAGATCTGCGGGATATTTTTAGCGGTAAAATTACCAGTTGGAAGCAGCTTGGCGGAAATGATTACCCTATATCTGTTCTTGTCAGAGAGGAAGGTTCCGGTACCGCTCTTGTTTTTGGGGAAACTGTCATGGGGGAACAAAACCTCTGTACTAATGCTGCAGTCCTTCCTTCGACCGGGGCTGTTAAGGCTATGGTGGCTAAGGATAAATATGCTATTGGTTATATTTCTTCAAATTATTTGAGTAAAGAAATAAAGCCAATTATAATAAAAAGAGGAAAAATAGAGTCACATATTTTAACCAGACACCTGGTTTTTGTTACCGAAAAACGAGTTGAGCCGTCTGTCAGGGATTTCCTGACTTTTGTTTCCAGTGGTGAGGCTAAAAATATACTGGCAGAACTTAAGCCAGGCAATTGA
- the tsaD gene encoding tRNA (adenosine(37)-N6)-threonylcarbamoyltransferase complex transferase subunit TsaD yields the protein MAEKILAIETSCDETSAAVLDGGTRILSNIISSQIDVHRKFGGVVPEVASRKHLELINHVIAEALQAAGLCFGELDAVAVTYGPGLVGALLVGLSAGKAIAYAADIPLIGVNHLEGHIYANFLREPDLAFPLLCLVVSGGHTDLVYIAGHGEYRVIGRTRDDAAGEAFDKVARTLGLGYPGGPQIEKAAVEGNPQAVMFPRAYLEEGSLDFSFSGLKSSVINYLHRARQRGEAVHIPNLAASFQQAAVDVLVDKTITAAQEHNVSLIMLAGGVAANSLLRTELQKAVCSSGRRLVYPSLVLCTDNAAMIGCAAHFKYIRGEFAPLTLNAIPGLRLGECRY from the coding sequence ATGGCTGAAAAAATATTGGCAATTGAAACATCCTGTGATGAAACTTCTGCCGCCGTATTGGACGGGGGGACCAGGATCCTGAGCAACATCATTTCATCACAGATTGACGTTCATCGCAAGTTTGGCGGAGTTGTGCCGGAGGTTGCTTCCCGCAAACACCTGGAATTAATTAATCATGTTATTGCCGAGGCTTTGCAGGCTGCCGGGCTTTGTTTTGGAGAACTGGACGCGGTTGCAGTGACTTACGGGCCCGGTCTGGTCGGTGCTCTGCTGGTAGGGCTGTCTGCCGGTAAAGCTATAGCTTACGCGGCAGATATTCCTCTCATTGGTGTGAATCACCTGGAAGGGCATATATATGCCAATTTTCTCCGCGAACCTGATTTGGCCTTTCCTTTGCTCTGTCTGGTAGTTTCCGGCGGGCATACTGACCTGGTATATATCGCCGGTCACGGCGAATACCGGGTGATAGGCAGGACCAGGGATGACGCTGCCGGAGAGGCCTTTGACAAGGTAGCCCGCACTCTGGGTTTAGGTTATCCGGGCGGTCCGCAGATTGAAAAAGCCGCTGTGGAAGGAAACCCTCAGGCGGTTATGTTTCCCCGTGCCTATCTGGAGGAAGGCAGTTTGGATTTTAGCTTCAGCGGACTGAAATCTTCGGTAATCAATTACCTGCACCGGGCCCGCCAGCGTGGTGAAGCTGTGCATATTCCCAATCTGGCGGCAAGTTTTCAACAGGCGGCTGTGGATGTTTTAGTGGATAAAACAATTACCGCCGCACAGGAGCATAATGTGTCGTTAATTATGCTGGCCGGAGGGGTGGCAGCCAACAGCCTTTTGCGGACAGAGCTTCAGAAAGCTGTCTGTTCTTCCGGTCGTCGTTTAGTATATCCCTCGCTGGTTTTATGCACAGATAATGCGGCTATGATCGGCTGTGCTGCTCACTTTAAATATATAAGAGGAGAATTTGCGCCGCTGACGCTCAATGCCATACCCGGTTTAAGACTGGGCGAATGTCGATATTAG
- a CDS encoding Fur family transcriptional regulator: protein MESILKGLGLRATPQRLAILKLLEGNITHPSAEELYNSIKPNFPSLSLTTVYNTLESLSGAGVIQEIGIDSERRRFDPNPKPHNHFLCNKCRKVFDLNVYLLSFSLPQQVGEFWVEGAAVHFFGLCSKCVSD from the coding sequence ATGGAATCTATCCTCAAGGGGTTGGGATTAAGGGCTACACCTCAGCGTTTAGCTATACTAAAATTATTAGAGGGTAATATTACTCATCCTTCCGCAGAGGAGCTCTACAACAGTATAAAACCAAATTTTCCCTCATTGTCATTGACCACTGTTTATAACACGCTTGAGTCTTTGTCGGGAGCAGGAGTAATTCAGGAAATTGGTATTGATTCTGAAAGAAGAAGATTTGATCCTAATCCAAAACCGCATAATCATTTTTTGTGTAATAAATGCCGAAAAGTTTTTGATTTAAATGTATATTTGTTGAGTTTCAGTTTGCCTCAGCAGGTGGGTGAATTTTGGGTGGAAGGTGCTGCTGTCCATTTTTTCGGCCTGTGTTCTAAATGTGTTAGTGACTAA
- a CDS encoding YkgJ family cysteine cluster protein, translated as MINHHIKNFNQMSVEDMKELKAEDKFTFGCTDGCMGSCCMLINIYLDPWDVETIARCLNMSGQQFIQEYCDYEIDNNSRWPYVRLKDAASGPCSFLMEDGKCSIYGARPRNCRTAPLGRAVRYNNDGESTVKEEKIFFIPPTDNCMGFGEGRDWTVHEWFLDADAYKYYEFSDIYTELINYSSEKLNGREWMLAGVSKMMNPFLYGPELLRAKLGVSEELVDYEEFYRRRMKALKAVLTDMAAGFGCGPLAEQAETVQMQGSSMMDRVRKILLAEE; from the coding sequence ATGATAAATCACCATATTAAGAATTTTAACCAGATGAGTGTAGAGGATATGAAGGAATTAAAAGCGGAAGATAAATTTACTTTCGGCTGTACTGACGGGTGTATGGGAAGTTGCTGTATGCTGATCAATATTTATTTGGATCCCTGGGATGTTGAAACTATAGCCCGTTGCTTAAACATGAGTGGGCAGCAGTTTATCCAGGAGTATTGCGATTACGAAATTGACAACAATTCACGCTGGCCTTATGTGCGTTTGAAGGATGCCGCCTCCGGTCCCTGTTCTTTTTTAATGGAAGATGGCAAATGCAGTATTTACGGTGCCCGTCCGCGCAACTGTAGAACCGCTCCTCTGGGCAGGGCCGTGCGCTACAATAATGACGGAGAATCAACCGTAAAAGAGGAGAAAATATTTTTTATACCGCCAACCGACAACTGCATGGGTTTTGGTGAAGGCAGAGATTGGACCGTGCATGAATGGTTTTTGGACGCTGACGCCTATAAGTATTACGAGTTTTCCGATATCTATACGGAATTGATTAATTATTCCTCAGAGAAATTAAACGGCAGGGAATGGATGCTGGCCGGCGTGTCTAAAATGATGAATCCTTTCTTGTACGGGCCGGAGCTTTTGCGGGCCAAGCTGGGTGTCAGTGAAGAATTGGTGGATTATGAGGAGTTTTACCGCCGGCGTATGAAAGCTTTGAAAGCTGTATTGACTGACATGGCTGCCGGTTTTGGCTGCGGGCCTCTGGCTGAACAGGCTGAAACTGTGCAAATGCAGGGCAGCAGCATGATGGACAGAGTAAGAAAAATATTGCTGGCCGAAGAATAA